The Lentzea guizhouensis genome contains a region encoding:
- a CDS encoding carbon-nitrogen hydrolase family protein: MRIALCQISSTADPVTNLVTIRAEVARAAEAGARIVQFPEAAQCRFGVPLAPIAEPLDGPWATAVREIAAEHGVVVVAGMFTPGTDGRVTNTTLVTGADLHLGYAKIHLFDAFGFRESDTVTPGGKPVTFEVDGTTFGLATCYDVRFPELFRTLADTAAVILLGASWGAGPGKADQWDLLVRARALDSTAYVLACGQALPAEDFGAAPTGIGRSAVVSPLGAVLDRLTDGPGTLLSDVDTSLVEEARRTLPVLANRRL; this comes from the coding sequence ATGCGCATCGCCCTGTGCCAGATCAGCTCGACCGCCGATCCCGTCACCAACCTCGTAACGATCCGCGCCGAGGTCGCCCGCGCCGCCGAAGCCGGCGCACGCATCGTCCAGTTCCCCGAAGCCGCACAATGCCGCTTCGGCGTCCCCCTGGCCCCGATCGCCGAACCGCTGGACGGCCCCTGGGCCACCGCCGTCCGCGAGATCGCCGCCGAGCACGGCGTCGTCGTGGTCGCCGGCATGTTCACCCCGGGCACCGACGGCCGCGTCACCAACACGACCCTCGTCACCGGCGCCGACCTGCACCTCGGCTACGCCAAGATCCACCTGTTCGACGCGTTCGGCTTCCGCGAGTCCGACACCGTCACGCCGGGCGGCAAGCCGGTGACCTTCGAGGTCGACGGCACCACCTTCGGCCTCGCGACCTGCTACGACGTCCGCTTCCCCGAGCTCTTCCGCACCCTCGCCGACACCGCGGCGGTCATCCTGCTCGGCGCCTCCTGGGGTGCGGGCCCCGGAAAGGCCGACCAGTGGGACCTCCTCGTCCGGGCCCGCGCCCTGGACTCCACCGCGTACGTCCTCGCCTGCGGCCAGGCCCTGCCCGCCGAGGACTTCGGTGCCGCCCCGACCGGAATCGGCCGCAGCGCCGTCGTCTCCCCACTCGGCGCCGTGCTGGACCGCCTCACCGACGGACCGGGCACCCTTCTGTCCGATGTGGACACCTCGCTCGTCGAGGAAGCCCGCCGCACCCTGCCCGTCCTGGCGAACCGGAGGCTCTGA
- a CDS encoding alpha/beta hydrolase produces the protein MVGVGHSIGAWALLCLAGATPWGRDRQPIEVPREPRISRLVLYAPAAGWFAAPGALDGVVAPMLVYAGSADTVTPVAQVEVLRQAAAVDLRVVPGAGHFSFMHTLPPGAAEEPDFDRSAFLAEMVAETSAFVEHR, from the coding sequence GTGGTCGGGGTCGGGCATTCGATCGGCGCGTGGGCCCTGCTGTGCCTGGCGGGTGCGACGCCGTGGGGCCGCGACCGGCAGCCGATCGAGGTGCCGCGCGAGCCGAGGATCAGCCGTCTCGTGCTCTACGCGCCGGCTGCGGGCTGGTTCGCGGCGCCCGGTGCGCTGGACGGGGTCGTCGCGCCGATGCTGGTGTACGCGGGGTCGGCGGACACCGTCACGCCGGTCGCCCAGGTCGAGGTGCTGAGGCAGGCGGCAGCGGTGGACCTGCGGGTGGTGCCGGGCGCGGGGCACTTCAGTTTCATGCACACGTTGCCACCGGGAGCGGCGGAAGAGCCGGACTTCGACCGGAGCGCGTTTCTGGCCGAGATGGTCGCGGAGACGTCAGCCTTTGTTGAGCACCGCTGA
- a CDS encoding GntR family transcriptional regulator, whose protein sequence is MILLWYTCCMQVADSLSGREKAYEFIKDTILAAPEMQGRFISEQDVANQIGVSRTPIREALLLLAAEDLVQLMPKKGAYVAPLSSRQITELMELRGVIERYAAERTMAEGTVPLETMKAYIEEQRVQQHDAREFIDVDRQFHAVLVSATGNELLTKTYEGLRARQVRAGVVALFRANNRQQAVIDEHNAIVAALESGDVGAATAAITAHLDTTLKVLLNG, encoded by the coding sequence ATGATCCTCCTCTGGTATACATGTTGTATGCAGGTCGCGGACAGCTTGTCAGGCCGGGAGAAGGCCTACGAGTTCATCAAGGACACGATCCTCGCCGCCCCGGAGATGCAGGGGCGGTTCATCAGCGAGCAGGACGTGGCCAACCAGATCGGTGTGTCGCGCACACCGATCCGTGAGGCGCTCCTTCTTCTTGCGGCCGAAGACCTGGTGCAGCTCATGCCGAAGAAGGGTGCGTACGTCGCGCCGTTGTCGTCCCGGCAGATCACCGAACTCATGGAACTGAGGGGGGTTATCGAGCGGTACGCGGCGGAACGCACGATGGCCGAGGGCACGGTTCCGTTGGAAACGATGAAGGCGTACATCGAGGAGCAGCGGGTGCAACAGCACGACGCGCGCGAGTTCATCGATGTCGACAGGCAGTTCCACGCGGTTCTCGTGTCGGCGACCGGCAACGAGCTGTTGACGAAGACCTACGAGGGGTTGCGCGCACGGCAGGTGCGCGCGGGTGTGGTGGCGTTGTTCCGTGCGAACAACCGGCAGCAGGCTGTGATCGACGAGCACAACGCGATCGTGGCCGCGCTTGAGTCCGGAGACGTCGGCGCGGCCACCGCGGCGATCACCGCTCACTTGGACACCACGCTGAAGGTGCTGCTCAACGGCTGA
- a CDS encoding dihydrodipicolinate synthase family protein — translation MSSRHERVVFAAAHVVAEDERTVDWDATLAFRHHLWSHGLGVAEAMDTAQRGMGLDWPTAAELIRRSAAEKTGRICAGVATDHLTGEPGLDDVLKAYLEQLETVQEAGAQPVLMCSRQLAACARGPEDYAKVYGTLLDNVSEPVVLHWLGTAFDPALAGYWGAAEVPQATRNFLEIIRARPDKVDGVKVSLLDADHEIGLRRALPAGVRCYTGDDFNYPDLIAGDEQGHSDALLGIFDPIAPVAARALRSLAAGDTAEFHRIMAPTVPLSRHLFSAPTYYYKTGVVFLAWLAGHQEQFVLLDGLQTARSVEHLAEAKRLAEVAGVIEPEFAERRWQQWLASR, via the coding sequence ATGTCTAGCCGGCATGAACGGGTTGTGTTCGCCGCGGCACACGTTGTGGCGGAAGATGAACGCACGGTGGACTGGGACGCGACTCTCGCGTTCCGGCACCACCTGTGGTCGCACGGCCTGGGCGTCGCCGAGGCCATGGACACCGCCCAGCGCGGCATGGGCCTGGACTGGCCGACCGCCGCGGAGCTGATCCGCCGCAGCGCCGCCGAGAAGACCGGCCGGATCTGCGCGGGAGTGGCCACCGACCACCTGACCGGCGAACCGGGCCTCGACGACGTGCTCAAGGCCTACCTCGAACAGCTGGAAACTGTTCAGGAAGCGGGCGCACAGCCCGTGTTGATGTGTTCGCGCCAACTCGCTGCGTGCGCGCGCGGCCCGGAGGACTACGCGAAGGTCTACGGCACGCTGCTGGACAACGTCAGCGAGCCCGTGGTCCTGCACTGGCTCGGCACCGCGTTCGACCCGGCGCTGGCCGGGTACTGGGGCGCGGCCGAGGTCCCGCAGGCCACGCGCAACTTCCTGGAGATCATCCGCGCTCGCCCGGACAAGGTCGACGGCGTGAAGGTCTCGCTGCTCGACGCCGACCACGAGATCGGGCTGCGCCGCGCGCTGCCGGCGGGCGTCCGCTGCTACACCGGCGACGACTTCAACTACCCGGACCTGATCGCGGGCGACGAACAGGGCCACAGCGACGCGCTGCTCGGCATCTTCGACCCGATCGCGCCGGTGGCGGCGCGCGCGTTGCGTTCGTTGGCCGCCGGTGACACCGCCGAGTTCCACCGGATCATGGCGCCCACGGTTCCGTTGTCGCGTCACCTGTTCAGCGCGCCGACCTACTACTACAAGACCGGCGTGGTGTTCCTGGCGTGGCTGGCCGGGCACCAAGAGCAGTTCGTGCTGCTCGACGGCCTGCAGACGGCTCGCAGCGTCGAGCACCTGGCCGAGGCCAAACGGCTCGCGGAGGTCGCCGGCGTGATCGAGCCCGAGTTCGCGGAACGGCGGTGGCAGCAGTGGCTCGCCTCTCGCTGA
- a CDS encoding SDR family oxidoreductase, whose translation MMEQVFVVTGASRGIGAATASLALDAGYRVVRASRSAEESVGDRGWDARCDVSSWDSVQDLMSRVESRWGRIDVVFANAGVSVDTSFTTTAGAGPSEWADMVVTNVCGPAFTARAAMPALIRSGGHLVLTGSAAGRGVRPENLYSATKWAVTGLAQAIRAEAVETGVRVTVVQPGLVDTGAIPASRVDDPKLEPADVGRAVLYAVSQPSSVDVNEILLRPTGQAAHR comes from the coding sequence ATCATGGAACAGGTCTTCGTGGTGACCGGCGCTTCCCGCGGCATCGGTGCGGCAACGGCTTCGTTGGCACTAGACGCCGGCTATCGCGTCGTGCGTGCCTCACGATCGGCTGAAGAATCTGTCGGCGATCGCGGCTGGGACGCTAGATGTGACGTCTCCTCCTGGGATTCCGTGCAGGACCTCATGTCGCGAGTGGAATCGCGCTGGGGCCGCATCGACGTGGTCTTCGCGAACGCCGGAGTCTCGGTGGACACGTCGTTCACCACAACGGCGGGCGCCGGTCCGTCCGAATGGGCCGACATGGTCGTCACGAACGTCTGCGGCCCCGCCTTCACCGCGCGCGCCGCGATGCCGGCGCTGATCCGCTCCGGCGGGCACCTGGTGCTGACGGGCTCCGCCGCCGGGCGTGGCGTGCGGCCCGAGAACCTGTACTCGGCGACGAAGTGGGCGGTCACGGGGCTGGCGCAGGCGATCAGGGCCGAGGCGGTGGAGACCGGGGTGCGGGTGACCGTGGTGCAGCCGGGGCTGGTCGACACCGGCGCGATCCCGGCGTCGCGGGTGGACGATCCGAAGCTGGAGCCGGCGGACGTGGGGCGGGCGGTGTTGTACGCGGTGTCGCAGCCGTCCAGTGTGGACGTGAACGAGATCCTGCTGAGGCCGACGGGGCAGGCCGCGCACCGCTGA
- a CDS encoding Gfo/Idh/MocA family protein — protein sequence MAVRTIGVAVNGVTGRMGYRQHLVRSLLPLRDEGVRLPDGTVLKVEPVLVGRNADKLKEIAERHDLARWTTDLDGALADPDVQIYFDSQVTSKHVESITKAIDAGKHVYTEKPVSETVEQALRLAALADAKGVKHGVVADKLYLPGIRKLKRLIDGGFFGRVLSVRGEFGYWVFEGDWQPAQRPSWNYRAEDGGGIVSDMFCHWSYLLHNLFGRVEAVTARAVTHIPTRWDEQGAEYAATADDAAYGIFEIENGVIAQINSSWCVRVRRDELVEFQVDGTEGSAVAGLRECFVQPRAVTPKPVWNPDLPVTHPFREQWQPVPDNEEFDNGFKVQWAEFLRHVHQGTPFPHDFRAGARGVALAAAGLQSSSEGRRVELTDV from the coding sequence ATGGCGGTTCGGACCATCGGAGTGGCCGTCAACGGCGTCACCGGGAGGATGGGATATCGCCAGCACCTGGTCAGGTCCCTGCTCCCGCTGCGGGACGAGGGGGTGCGGTTGCCGGACGGCACCGTGCTGAAGGTCGAGCCGGTGCTGGTCGGGCGCAACGCCGACAAGCTCAAGGAGATCGCGGAACGCCACGACCTCGCGCGCTGGACCACGGACCTCGACGGTGCGCTCGCCGATCCGGACGTGCAGATCTACTTCGACTCGCAGGTGACGTCGAAACACGTCGAATCGATCACCAAGGCGATCGACGCCGGCAAGCACGTCTACACCGAGAAGCCGGTCAGCGAGACCGTCGAGCAGGCGCTGCGACTGGCCGCGCTCGCCGACGCCAAGGGCGTGAAGCACGGCGTCGTGGCCGACAAGCTGTACCTGCCCGGCATCCGCAAGCTCAAGCGGCTGATCGACGGCGGCTTCTTCGGCCGCGTCCTCAGCGTGCGCGGCGAGTTCGGCTACTGGGTGTTCGAGGGCGACTGGCAGCCGGCGCAGCGCCCGAGCTGGAACTACCGGGCGGAGGACGGCGGCGGCATCGTCTCGGACATGTTCTGCCACTGGAGCTACCTGCTGCACAACCTCTTCGGCCGCGTCGAGGCCGTCACCGCGCGCGCCGTCACGCACATTCCAACCCGCTGGGACGAGCAGGGCGCCGAGTACGCCGCCACCGCCGACGACGCCGCGTACGGCATCTTCGAGATCGAGAACGGCGTCATCGCGCAGATCAACTCGTCCTGGTGCGTGCGGGTGCGCCGCGACGAGCTGGTGGAGTTCCAAGTGGACGGCACCGAGGGCAGTGCGGTCGCGGGGCTGCGCGAGTGCTTCGTGCAGCCCCGCGCCGTCACGCCGAAGCCGGTCTGGAACCCGGACCTCCCGGTCACGCACCCGTTCCGCGAGCAGTGGCAGCCGGTGCCGGACAACGAGGAGTTCGACAACGGGTTCAAGGTGCAGTGGGCGGAGTTCCTGCGGCACGTCCACCAGGGCACGCCGTTCCCGCACGACTTCCGGGCCGGTGCCCGCGGGGTCGCGCTCGCGGCGGCCGGGCTGCAGTCCTCTTCGGAGGGTCGCAGGGTGGAGCTGACGGATGTCTAG
- a CDS encoding cupin domain-containing protein produces MRTQHEFFPVADLPWHPAAPGVTERVLSHDPDSATLTRIARWQPGLETSGVIRHDYHEEVYLLEGDLTDLTLGHTFTASHFATRRPGMPHGPYRTDAGCLMLEIRTAPGTAGA; encoded by the coding sequence GTGCGCACCCAACACGAGTTCTTCCCCGTCGCCGACCTCCCGTGGCACCCGGCCGCACCGGGCGTCACCGAACGCGTCCTCAGCCACGACCCGGACTCCGCAACCCTCACCCGAATCGCCCGCTGGCAGCCGGGCCTGGAGACGTCCGGCGTGATCCGCCACGACTACCACGAGGAGGTCTACCTCCTGGAAGGCGACCTCACCGACCTGACTCTCGGCCACACCTTCACCGCGAGCCACTTCGCCACCCGCCGCCCCGGCATGCCGCACGGTCCTTATCGGACAGACGCGGGCTGCCTCATGCTGGAAATCCGCACCGCACCCGGTACCGCAGGTGCGTGA
- a CDS encoding hemolysin family protein: MNFLIVVLLLAGNAFFVGAEFAVITARRDRLEALADKGSSRARTAIKASQELPLLIAGAQLGITLCSLGLGAIAEPALASVLEGPLSAIGLPTALVHGVAFAVALVIVVALHTILGEMVPKNLAIAGPEQAALWLVPVHYGFSRMIAPVLALFTAFGRWVLRRFDVEPVDELESSYTPEELALLIAQSRSEGLLEDSEHRRLAQTLTSASRTVADVLVPFDRLTTVSASPTVGEVEAAVAATGFSRFPVLSDGRLVGYLHIKDILDLEGASTLVPRSRVRGLPEVPVDARLDEALAALRRAQSHLARAVGADGAVRGVVALEDLVEEYVGTVRDGTHVRWV, translated from the coding sequence ATGAACTTCTTGATCGTCGTGTTGCTGCTGGCCGGCAACGCCTTCTTCGTCGGCGCCGAGTTCGCCGTCATCACCGCTCGCCGCGACCGTTTGGAAGCGTTGGCCGATAAAGGCTCCTCGCGCGCACGCACCGCCATCAAGGCCTCGCAGGAGCTGCCGCTCCTGATCGCCGGCGCGCAGTTGGGCATCACGCTCTGCTCGCTGGGCTTGGGTGCGATCGCCGAACCGGCACTGGCCTCGGTGCTGGAGGGGCCCCTCAGCGCCATCGGGTTGCCTACCGCCTTGGTGCACGGTGTGGCGTTCGCGGTGGCGTTGGTCATCGTCGTCGCCCTGCACACGATCCTGGGCGAGATGGTGCCGAAGAACCTCGCCATCGCGGGCCCCGAGCAGGCGGCGTTGTGGCTGGTGCCTGTGCACTACGGCTTCAGCCGGATGATCGCGCCGGTCCTGGCCCTGTTCACCGCGTTCGGCCGCTGGGTGCTGCGCCGCTTCGACGTCGAGCCGGTCGACGAGCTCGAGTCGTCGTACACGCCGGAAGAACTGGCACTGCTGATCGCGCAGTCCCGTTCGGAGGGCCTGCTGGAGGACTCCGAACACCGCCGCCTCGCGCAAACCCTGACGTCGGCCTCCCGCACGGTGGCCGACGTGCTGGTGCCCTTCGACCGGCTGACGACCGTGTCGGCCTCCCCCACCGTGGGCGAGGTGGAGGCGGCGGTGGCGGCGACCGGGTTCTCCCGGTTCCCCGTGCTGTCGGACGGTCGGCTGGTCGGATATCTGCACATCAAGGACATCCTGGACCTCGAAGGGGCCTCGACGCTGGTGCCGCGGTCGCGGGTGCGGGGCCTGCCGGAGGTTCCGGTGGACGCGCGCCTGGACGAGGCGTTGGCGGCGCTGCGGCGGGCGCAGTCCCACCTGGCCCGGGCGGTGGGGGCCGACGGGGCGGTTCGCGGTGTGGTGGCGCTGGAGGACCTGGTGGAGGAGTATGTGGGGACGGTTCGGGACGGAACGCACGTGCGCTGGGTGTAG
- a CDS encoding serine hydrolase, with product MTLNRRSVFGLGTVAAATAVLGSNGAAQAQEEPEVEIERFPTTAERSRKRVAQIYRRQVRKARGTWSSYITVADLDGNTRPAVDEDADRVVEAYSVNKIAVAVAVLDKVDRGLVKLDQTVTVSAAIVIQDTDGIFALDGAYPSEVTVGHALANLLTVSDNTAVRLCGLVVPALELNEILRSKGFVHTQVVPVTNPNRFFLGTTTARETHTLLQKLVDGELLSPASTAYLLNILRATASFTDGVRLNLTTNERLRVATKAGWFEDGRNEAGIMFSEDNRAILVYSMFASGTFTGDKAQNDQDFSTTHPAVAARAELGRSMFDAVIKITTSKPKHRAKVYRFFNGG from the coding sequence ATGACTTTGAACCGCAGGTCCGTGTTCGGGCTGGGAACCGTCGCGGCCGCGACGGCCGTGCTCGGGTCCAACGGCGCAGCGCAGGCGCAGGAGGAGCCGGAGGTCGAGATCGAGCGTTTCCCGACCACCGCCGAACGGTCGCGCAAGCGCGTGGCGCAGATCTACCGCAGGCAGGTGAGGAAGGCACGCGGCACCTGGTCGTCCTACATCACGGTCGCTGACCTGGACGGCAACACCAGGCCCGCCGTCGACGAGGACGCGGACAGGGTCGTCGAGGCCTACAGCGTCAACAAGATCGCCGTGGCCGTGGCGGTGCTCGATAAGGTGGACCGCGGGCTGGTCAAGCTCGACCAGACGGTCACCGTGTCGGCCGCCATCGTCATCCAGGACACCGACGGCATCTTCGCGCTCGACGGGGCGTACCCGAGCGAGGTCACCGTCGGGCACGCGCTCGCGAACCTGCTGACCGTCTCGGACAACACGGCCGTGCGGCTGTGCGGGCTGGTCGTGCCGGCGCTGGAGCTCAACGAGATCCTGCGCTCCAAGGGCTTCGTGCACACGCAGGTCGTGCCGGTCACCAACCCGAACCGGTTCTTCCTCGGCACCACGACGGCGCGCGAGACGCACACGTTGCTGCAGAAGCTGGTCGACGGTGAGCTGCTCTCGCCCGCCTCGACCGCGTACCTGCTCAACATCCTGCGGGCGACGGCGAGCTTCACCGACGGCGTGCGGCTCAACCTCACCACCAACGAGCGGTTGCGCGTCGCGACCAAGGCCGGCTGGTTCGAGGACGGCCGCAACGAGGCCGGGATCATGTTCAGCGAGGACAACCGGGCGATCCTGGTCTACTCGATGTTCGCCTCCGGCACGTTCACCGGCGACAAGGCCCAGAACGACCAGGACTTCAGCACCACGCACCCGGCCGTCGCAGCCCGCGCCGAGCTCGGCAGGTCCATGTTCGACGCGGTCATCAAGATCACGACCAGCAAGCCGAAACACCGTGCAAAGGTTTACAGGTTCTTCAACGGCGGCTGA
- a CDS encoding sugar phosphate isomerase/epimerase family protein: protein MAAVARLSLNQATIKRATVVEAVEGCVRHGIESIGLWREPVADHGLERTAKLVADAGLRVSSLCRGGLLTALDNRAALDDNRRAIDEASALRTDTLVMVVGGVAGDKDLIGARQRVADAIAELSGYAAEAGVTLALEPMHPVFCADRGVLSTLAQALDIAEKHESVGVVVDALHVWWDPDVDAQIARAGALIASYQVCDWLTPVPADVLLGRGYPGDGSIDLDRLTRQVAATGYARDVEVEIFNADIWAADFDDVIEEVARRYHSIVEPAL from the coding sequence GTGGCAGCAGTGGCTCGCCTCTCGCTGAACCAGGCCACGATCAAGCGCGCGACCGTCGTCGAGGCGGTCGAAGGCTGTGTGCGGCACGGCATCGAGTCCATCGGGCTGTGGCGTGAACCGGTCGCCGACCACGGCCTGGAACGCACCGCGAAGCTCGTCGCGGACGCGGGGCTGCGCGTGTCGTCGTTGTGCCGTGGCGGGTTGCTGACGGCGTTGGACAACCGTGCCGCGTTGGACGACAACCGCCGTGCGATCGACGAGGCCTCGGCGTTGCGCACGGACACGTTGGTCATGGTCGTCGGGGGAGTGGCGGGCGACAAAGACCTGATCGGCGCACGTCAGCGCGTGGCCGACGCGATCGCGGAACTGTCCGGGTACGCCGCCGAGGCGGGCGTGACGCTGGCGTTGGAACCGATGCACCCGGTGTTCTGCGCGGATCGCGGCGTGTTGTCGACGTTGGCGCAGGCGTTGGACATCGCCGAGAAGCACGAGTCGGTGGGTGTCGTCGTCGACGCGCTGCACGTCTGGTGGGACCCGGACGTCGATGCGCAGATCGCGCGCGCGGGTGCACTCATCGCGTCGTACCAGGTGTGTGACTGGCTCACCCCGGTACCGGCCGACGTGCTGCTGGGGCGTGGTTATCCGGGGGACGGCTCGATCGACCTCGACCGGCTGACCAGGCAGGTCGCCGCGACGGGGTATGCGCGGGACGTCGAGGTGGAGATCTTCAACGCCGACATCTGGGCGGCGGACTTCGACGACGTGATCGAGGAGGTGGCGCGCAGGTACCACTCCATTGTGGAACCGGCGCTCTGA
- a CDS encoding LacI family DNA-binding transcriptional regulator, protein MSARQVTLAEVAKQAGVSLATASRVLNGSTRQVSEDLSDRVLRTAEQLGYVPNASAQALARNTSSLVGLVVHDITDPYFSCIAAGVTRVAEENGLVVVLGTTNRSPDREVELLSTLRAHRARAVVLAGSRTTDRAAQTRLAAEIDAFTEQGGRVACVSQAKLGTDTVVPGNRAGARALARELAALGHKKFAVLGGPSELVVARDRLAGFKAGLADAGVAPPVVINGPLTRDGGHEAAVELLGTRKSARATCVFAVTDVMAMGAMAALREQGVRVPEDISIAGFDDIPTLRDTVPALSTVRLPLEEMGEIAAGLVLDAGGDEARTVRVAGQVVLRASTGHN, encoded by the coding sequence GTGTCCGCCCGACAGGTGACGCTCGCCGAGGTGGCGAAGCAGGCGGGTGTGTCGCTGGCGACCGCCTCGCGGGTGCTCAACGGCAGCACGCGGCAGGTGAGCGAGGACCTGAGCGACCGCGTCCTGCGCACCGCGGAGCAGCTCGGCTACGTGCCGAACGCCTCGGCGCAGGCGCTGGCCCGCAACACCAGCTCGCTGGTGGGACTGGTGGTGCACGACATCACCGACCCGTACTTCTCCTGCATCGCGGCGGGCGTGACGCGGGTGGCCGAGGAGAACGGCCTCGTCGTCGTGCTCGGCACGACGAACCGGTCGCCGGACCGCGAGGTGGAGCTGTTGTCCACGCTGCGCGCGCACCGGGCCCGTGCGGTGGTGCTGGCCGGTTCGCGGACCACGGACCGTGCGGCGCAGACGCGGCTGGCGGCGGAGATCGACGCGTTCACCGAGCAGGGCGGCCGGGTGGCGTGCGTGTCGCAGGCGAAGCTCGGCACGGACACGGTCGTGCCCGGCAATCGGGCCGGAGCGCGCGCGTTGGCACGGGAACTGGCGGCGCTCGGGCACAAGAAGTTCGCCGTTTTGGGTGGTCCTTCCGAACTCGTGGTGGCCCGTGACCGGCTCGCGGGCTTCAAGGCCGGACTGGCCGACGCGGGCGTCGCGCCACCCGTCGTGATCAACGGCCCGCTGACCCGCGACGGCGGCCACGAGGCCGCGGTGGAGCTGCTGGGCACGCGCAAGTCAGCCCGCGCGACCTGCGTTTTCGCTGTGACCGACGTGATGGCGATGGGTGCGATGGCCGCGCTGCGCGAGCAGGGCGTGCGGGTGCCGGAGGACATCTCGATCGCCGGTTTCGACGACATCCCGACGCTGCGCGACACGGTTCCGGCGCTGTCGACCGTGCGGCTGCCGCTGGAGGAGATGGGCGAGATCGCCGCAGGTCTCGTGCTGGATGCCGGTGGTGACGAGGCCCGCACCGTTCGTGTCGCCGGTCAGGTGGTGCTCAGGGCGTCGACTGGTCACAATTAG
- a CDS encoding hemolysin family protein — translation MTGILLSVLGLLAVVALTAGTFIAVAAEFSLTALERSTVERHVAEVGDAKARTIDRAHRTLSFQLSGAQLAITLTTLITGYIAEPAIASLIEPGLTGLGVPASVADWLSLGLALALATALSMVFGELVPKNLAIAKPLETARAVAGLQAGFSTVFRWLITAMNGSANWLVRRFGVEPVEELASARSPEELGALVRTSAEHGTLDQSTAVLLDRSLRFGDRTAGELMTPRVRVEALRADATVLDLVQKARETGFSRFPVHDGSLDEVRGMVHVKQAFAVPAPLRGTTPLSALTRPVTSVPETLEGDALLDRLRASGLQTALVVDEYGGTAGMVTLEDVVEEIVGDVRDEHDRGEAPPVRSLGKDSWLVSGLLRDDEVAEATGFHMPEGDYETLAGLVLTRLGRIPDVGDEIRVDGWRVTVMRMDRHRVAELRVVSA, via the coding sequence GTGACCGGAATCCTGCTGAGTGTGCTCGGTCTGCTCGCCGTCGTGGCGCTGACCGCCGGCACCTTCATCGCGGTGGCGGCGGAGTTCTCGCTGACCGCTCTGGAACGCAGCACCGTCGAGCGGCACGTCGCGGAGGTCGGCGACGCGAAGGCGCGGACGATCGACCGCGCGCACCGCACGTTGTCGTTCCAGCTCTCCGGCGCGCAGCTCGCCATCACGCTGACCACGCTGATCACCGGTTACATCGCGGAGCCCGCGATCGCGTCGCTGATCGAACCGGGGCTCACGGGCCTCGGCGTGCCGGCGTCGGTGGCCGACTGGCTGTCGCTCGGTCTCGCACTGGCGCTGGCCACGGCGTTGTCGATGGTGTTCGGCGAGCTCGTGCCGAAGAACCTGGCGATCGCGAAGCCGCTGGAGACGGCGCGCGCGGTCGCGGGCCTGCAGGCCGGGTTCTCGACCGTGTTCCGCTGGCTGATCACCGCGATGAACGGCTCCGCGAACTGGCTCGTGCGCCGCTTCGGCGTGGAACCGGTCGAGGAGCTCGCCTCCGCCCGCTCACCGGAGGAGCTGGGCGCACTGGTCCGCACCTCCGCCGAGCACGGCACGCTCGACCAGAGCACGGCGGTCCTGCTGGACCGCTCGCTGCGCTTCGGCGACCGCACGGCCGGTGAGCTGATGACTCCCCGTGTGCGGGTGGAAGCCCTTCGCGCCGACGCGACCGTGCTCGACCTTGTGCAAAAAGCACGCGAAACCGGCTTTTCGCGCTTTCCGGTGCATGACGGTTCGTTGGACGAGGTCCGCGGCATGGTGCACGTGAAGCAGGCTTTCGCCGTGCCCGCTCCTCTGCGCGGGACGACTCCTCTGTCGGCGTTGACCCGCCCGGTGACGTCGGTGCCGGAGACGTTGGAGGGCGACGCCCTGCTGGACCGGTTGCGTGCATCGGGCCTGCAGACCGCGCTGGTCGTCGACGAGTACGGCGGCACCGCCGGCATGGTGACGCTCGAGGACGTGGTCGAGGAGATCGTCGGCGACGTCCGCGACGAACACGACCGCGGCGAGGCACCCCCGGTGCGGTCCCTCGGCAAGGACAGCTGGCTGGTCTCCGGCCTGCTGCGCGACGACGAGGTGGCCGAGGCCACCGGCTTCCACATGCCGGAAGGCGACTACGAGACCCTCGCCGGCCTCGTGCTGACCCGACTCGGCCGCATCCCGGACGTCGGTGACGAGATCAGGGTCGACGGCTGGCGGGTGACGGTCATGCGCATGGACCGCCACCGCGTCGCCGAACTTCGGGTGGTGTCGGCATGA